ACTATGAAGTGATGTTGCCACCTGCTGGTCACACGGTGAAACCACAACCAATGCCATACTAAGAATCAGCCCTAGGCACAGCAGCAGGCTCCATATAGTATCACGTCATGTCACAACACAAAACAGCAGCATGTGTCGATTTTGTCACATGATTGAAAAGGTCCGAAGTATGCTAAACAAACAAGCTGTAATAGCGGCGATTAGAGATTCAGCACCACAGAAGCAGACAGCGACAGTTCAGCAAAGCACCACATGACCGTGGAAAGCGACCGTCTCCAGGTGTACCCACTCGCCACTTTGCCATCTGACCACAGCCTACGACTAAAGGGAAGGCTGCCTTACAATAATTAAGCGAGCATAGAGTTTTCCATTGTTTATTATTAAAGGCACTTATTTAATAATAGTCAAATTATTTACATCTGTacagaaaaaataataatattctgTATCGATTAACCGCATTTGCACAGTTAATCTCTCTCAAACATAGGACATGCGAACTGGAAGTTTTATCTAcatcccccaccctctccctccagctACCCCAGATTCCAAATCAAATTCAAGTTGTTAATGCTAACAGTGTTGTATGTACACATATCAATATCCACCTCAGATGTTTCTCTTCTAAACAGACACCCACCCTCCAAACTCAAAACAACACAAACCAATAAACACACAAGACATCCCATctaaataaaacagtaaataaatACATCTAAAACTCATGCAGAAACACATTTTGATATGAAATCATTGCTTTTTAGCTTCTTGGCACTCAGTGTCTGGCTGTTTGTACTTAGTGTAACTGTTCCAGTGTGTTCCAGTGTAGTTAGTGTAACTGTTCCAGTGTGTTCCTgtgtagttactgtaactgttccAGTGTGTTCAGTGTAATTACTGTAACTGTTCCAGTGTGTTCAGTGTAATTACTGTAACTGTTccagtgtgttcagtgtagttagtGTAACTGTTCCAGTGTGTTCCTgtgtagttactgtaactgttccagtgtgttcagtgtagttactgtaactgttccAGTGTGTTCAGTGTAATTACTGTAACTGTTCCAGTGTGTTCAGTGTAATTACTGTAACTGTTCCAGTGTGTTCAGTGTAATTACTGTAACTGTTCCAGTGTTCCAGTGTGTAACTGTTccagtgtgttcagtgtagttagtGTAACTGTTCCAGTGTGTTCAGTGTAATTACTGTAACTGTTCCAGTGTGTTCAGTGTAATTACTGTAACTGTTCCAGTGTGTTCAGTGTAATTACTGTAACTGTTCCAGTGTGTTCCAGTGTAGTTAGTGTAACTGTTccagtgtgttcagtgtagttagtGTAACTGTTCCAGTGTGTTCAGTGTAATTACTGTAACTGTTCCAGTGTGTTCCAGTGTAGTTAGTGTAACTGTTCCAGTGTGTTCAGTGTAATTACTGTAACTGTTCCAGTGTGTTCAGTGAAGTTATTGTAACTGTTCCAGTGTGTTCAGTGTAATTACTGTAACTGTTCCAGTGTAGTTAGTGTAACTGTTccagtgtgttcagtgtagttactgtaactgttccAGTGTAGTTAGTGTAACTGTTCCAGTGTGTTCAGTGTAATTACTGTAACCGTTCCAGTGTGTTCCAGTGTAGTTAGTGTAACTGTTCCAGTGTGTTCCTgtgtagttactgtaactgttccagtgtgttcagtgtagttagtGTAACTGTTCCAGTGTGTTCAGTGTAATTACTGTAACTGTTCCAGTGTGTTCAGTGTAATTACTGTAACTGTTccagtgtgttcagtgtagttactgtaactgttccagtgtgttcagtgtagttattGTAACTGTTCCGCGGAAGTTATTTAGACTTAGGAATTAATACAGAAGTATGTCTGATGGTCTAAATACTAATCAATATTCATAAAAATAAATTAATCAATATTAAACCGTAAAGAATTCAGAGACTtccatcagtcagacagacagacacaagacggacagacagacagcagagaaaaaCAAGAGTTCTACAACTTGGCTTCTAAAACTAACTAAActttataaataaaataaatgaaaacctCAACATTAAAGGGCTATAGATTTTTTTCCTTTGGCTTGAAAAgcgtcctcctcttctctcctcctcccctcttgcCCTCCCCAACCAAAAGTAACCAGCTCACTCTGGTCACCGTGGTAACTGAGCCTGGTCAGACTCCTGTGCAGGATAGGCTGGGGCAAGCTCCGCCCCGGATGGGGTGTGGTCAATGGGGTTTGCGCAAAGCGTTTGATTGGCTCGTATCCTTTGGCAGATCTCAGCGTAGCTTGGCTTCTTGGACTCCTAACCAATCACAACACAGGACAGGTCAGTACCCAGCATACACTACATTCACTAATAACCAGTTTGTCTCTGTAGTCTGTGAGGTGTCTCACCACTGCTGGTCTGTTTTCCTTCGTGGTCTGGATAGGTTCTTTCACGGTCGGAGGAGCTGCTGTGGTCCTCTTGAGAGATGACATGGTTTCCTTCAGCTTCCTGTGGTACAGCAACAACCACCATCAACCACAACCCTcaaccataacacaacacaaccataacacagaCATGCATGTATTCTTCTTCCTTGAAGCAATCATACAAAACACATTGTGAAAGGGACCCATTCCACAGCAATGATGATTCAAAGGAAGGAGAATAAACTTACTCTGGGGGGAGGTTTTTCTGAGGCAATGCTGTGATAGGCTGGAGGTATTGTAATGTCACAGTGGTTGGTTGGCTGGTACTGCTGTATGTAACTGCACACTGTAACAAGAAAAACAACCTTACAAGAAAGTAGAcggcatgtgtgagtgtgtatgtgtgtgtgactcttgGTTACCTTGTGGTTGCAGGTTGCTTTGTGATTGCTGGTTGCTATGGTAAGTGTTTCTCTGGAGGCTGTTGCTGGGGGCAGCGGAGGGAAGCTCGTAGGGCCAAGCTCCAGACTGGGAGACAAGGAGCGGGGGGGCGACTTGGGGGGCTCTCTCTAAACATACATACGTTTATATACACATATTGttatacacaaacatacatatccacagacacacaaaaacaacGCTCACAAGTAAGAGCTTCTCATTAACATTTTCCCAAAGCCATCCACATGTTAAGTACTTACAGTGtacttctcatctcttctcctcctctgaccAATGGGGCCTCTCCTTCAGAGAAAGAGAATCAATAGGCAGGTTTCTCATTGACCCAGCTTTATTCAACAAAAATATTACTGCGGCATGTGTAATGGAAAGAACAGATATTGGATAACTTTTCTAAAGATCGTCGAAATTTGTATCCGTTCGACAGAGGTGGATTTTTCTTTTCCTTCGACAGAGGTGGATCTTTCTTTCGTCAAGCTTTACTAAGACAATAAAAAAATGGAAGTATTTTTCAAATAAATATTGATTGCTGAATCATTTTGAAAGTATTCAGGGCCCATGATGTCATCGCGTAACGGATGCCGTTCTGCCATTCCAGGCGAGACCAAAAACCAATGTCCGGACCGGACCAAAAACTAATATCAGTGGATGTGGAAATCAAGGCCGGTCCGGACTGCACCAAAAACTAATATGAGTGGATGTGGAAATCAAGGCCGGTCCGGACTGCACCAAAAACTAATATCAGTGGATGTGGAAATCAAGGCCGGTCCGGACTGCACCAAAAACAAATATCAGTGGATGTGGAAATCAAGGCCGGTCCGGACTGCACCAAAAACTAATATCAGTGGATGTGGAAATCAAGGCCGGTCCGGACTGCACCAAAAAACGACGTCCAAAAGGCATCAGTGCCAGTCCATGCTGACTGAggtgtagcctacagtgttgcCTGGAATATaattttatgaatgcccatctacggtgcattcggaaagtattcagaccccttcactttttccacattttgttacgttacagccttattctaaaacggattatatatatatatattttaaatctcatcaatctacacacaatacctcataatgacaaagcgggaACCGTTTTTTGAcattttgcaaatatattaaaaataaaaagccaaaataccttatttacataagtattcagaccctttgctatgagactcaaaattgagctcaggtgtgtcctgtttccatttatcatccttgagatgtttctacaacttgattggagtccacctgtgataaattcaattgattggacatgcttTGGAAAGGCAAATACCTGTCTATATGacatcccacagttgacagtgcttgtgaaaaccaagccatgaggtcgaaggaattgtctgtagagctcagagacaggattgtgtcaaggcacagatctggggaagtgtaccaaaacaaattatgcagcattgaagatccccaagaacacagtggcctccataattcttaaatggaataagtttggaaccaccaagactcttcctagagctgaccgcccggccaaaatgagcaatcgggggagaaggaccttggtcggtgaggtgaccaagaacccgatggtcactctgacaaagctccatagttcctctgtggagatgggagaaacttccagaaggacaaccatctctgcagcgctccaccaatcaggcctttatggtagagtggctagacggaagctactcctcagtagaaggcacatgacagcccgcttggagtttgaaaaaaggcacctaaagattctctggtctgatgaaatcaagattgaactctttggcctgaatgccaagcatcacgtctggaggaaacctggcaccatccatacgggGAAgcatgggtggcagcatcatgctgtagggatgtttttcagaggcagggactgggaaactagttaCGATCGAGGGAAGGATGAAtgcaaagtgcagagagatccttgatgaaaacttgctccagactggggcgaagtttcaccttccaataggacaacgaccctaagcacacagccaacacaacgaaggacacgtctctgaatgtccttgagagttccagacagagcccagacttgaactcgatcaaacatctctggagagaccagaaaatagctgtgaagcgacgctccccatccaacctgacagagcttgagagaatctccagagaataatgggagaaacttctcAAATACAGGCATGCCAAGCTTggagcatcatacccaagaagactcaagtatgtaagtcactgccaaaggtgcttcagcaatgtactgagtaaagggtctgaatacttatgtaaaccagtttatggggtattttgtgtagattgatgaggaaaaataacaaaccattttagaataaggctgtaacttaacaacacttggaaaaggtcaagggttctaaatactttccgaatgcactgtatatggtaagttctaaatactttccgaatgcactgtatatggtaagttctaaatactttccaaatacactgtaTATGGTAAGttctaaatactttccaaatgcactgtatatggtaagttctaaatactttccaaatacactgtaTATGGTAAGttctaaatactttccaaatgcactgtatatggtaagttctaaatactttccgaatgcactgtatatggtaagttctaaatactttccaaatacactgtaTATGGTAAGttctaaatactttccaaatgcactgtatatggtaagttctaaatactttccaaatacactgtaTATGGTAAGttctaaatactttccaaatgcactgtatatggtaagttctaaatactttccaaatacactgtTTATGGTAagttctaaatactttccgaatgcactgtatatggtaagttctaaatactttccgaatgaactGTATATGGTAagttctaaatactttccgaatgaactGTATATGGTAagttctaaatactttccgaatgcactgtatatggtaagttctaaatactttccgaatgaactGTATATGGTAAGTTCtaagtactttccgaatgcactgtatatggtaagttctaaatactttccgaatgaactGTATATGGTAagttctaaatactttccgaatgcactgtatatggtaagttctaaatactttccgaatgaactGTATATGGTAagttctaaatactttccgaatgca
The window above is part of the Oncorhynchus masou masou isolate Uvic2021 chromosome 30, UVic_Omas_1.1, whole genome shotgun sequence genome. Proteins encoded here:
- the LOC135521664 gene encoding la-related protein 4B-like produces the protein MCFSLSSSRGHRGQRDQRRRSGDREPGLLDDPPFFPEHVPIGRPPGPHRQGPPRLPGNRRMGEGGRREGRRESGSSPSTGIGRRGPIGQRRRRDEKYTREPPKSPPRSLSPSLELGPTSFPPLPPATASRETLTIATSNHKATCNHKCAVTYSSTSQPTTVTLQYLQPITALPQKNLPPEKLKETMSSLKRTTAAPPTVKEPIQTTKENRPAVESKKPSYAEICQRIRANQTLCANPIDHTPSGAELAPAYPAQESDQAQLPR